The region ATTCATTTTCTGCATGCTGCGAACACCCTTCATTCGGTACCCTTTCGCCAGGTGCTATAACTACTGTTCCGAATTGTACACTGCTTCGTGCTTCATTGTCTTCATACAAGGTTATTAAACCTTTCCTGTCAAAACCATCTTTTTTTATTTCCATAAAATGCTCCTTTTTACTTTCGTACATCCAATTCTAAATACTCAAATGTTTCCGGGTTTATTTCTACACCAAATAACGATTTTGCTTCTTCCACAGAATAGTATTCATTTTTAACATCTTTACATACTTGTTCAGCCGGTCTCTTCAACGGATCGCCATATCCTCCGCCAGTTGCCGTCATCAATTTGAGTACATCATTTTTCTGCAGGGAATACCGCGGATAAACTCCATAAGGTCCATCAGTATCTCCATTCGCCTTATGAATATAAAACTCATTTACAGAACCTTCATTTCCACCAGCTGTTCCCCAAAGTTTATACTGATTTCGTCCAAATGTAATGGTAGCAGATTGATTATCCGACAATGCCCTATAGGATCGAACAACTCCTTTTCCGCCGATATACTCGCCAGCACCCGATCCATCAATCCGTAAACTATATTCATCTAGCAATACTCCATAACGTGTTTCTGCAACTTCTACAGGTACGTTATATGTCTCACCATCAAGGATACAGAATTGTCCACTCGCACCATCCTGACCATCAGCGCCTCCCCAGCCGCCAACAGAAGGTTCAACAATCAGGAACGGCTCGTCCGTATCTTGGTGCGAACCAGAAAGTGTAACAGAACAAACAGATAAAAGGTGGGCTGCTGCAAGACGTTCTGGTATATAAGGTGCAAGGGATTTCCAAATTAAATCTGTACATCCAAGCATTGTTTCAAAATAGTTGGATGTTGGTGCCGGTCGTTCTGCAGACATTATTGAGCCATCATCAACGATAATTTTTAAAGGACGAAACACACCATCATTAACATTTTGGTCTGGATTCGTAATTGCGAGAAAAATCGTTCTTACTGCAGAGGCAAGTCCTGTAAAAGAACAATTAACTGGTCCGGGCACCTGGGTACTGCTTCCTCTGAAATCACACACAAATTCATCATTAGTAATTGTAACTTCTACCTTTATCGGAAAAGGACCATTTCCGATCCCATCAGTTTCCACAAACCCTTCTGCTGTAAAGGTTCCTTTTGGCAACTTTTTCAACTCTTGTCTTGATATTGCTTCACCGTGGTCTAATTGGTAATCAATTGCTGCGAGCACATTATCTTTACCATATTTTTCACATATTTCTTTAACTCGACGTTCACCAGTTTTAAGGGCTGCAACTTGTGCCCACATATCACCTAAAGATAACTCCGGGAACCGAACATTTGCCCGAATAATTTCAACCAATCCCTCATTCAACTGGCCACTATCAAATAGTTTAATAGATGGAAATTGTAAGCCTTCCTGAAAAATATCCTTTGAATCATTCGTAAATGAACCCGGGTCTTTACCTCCAACCTCAGTCCAATGGGCTTTATTTGCTGAAAAAGCAATCAATTCATCTTCATAAAAGATTGGCATCACCAAACCAACATCTGATAAATGAGAACCACCGCCACCATACGGATCATTAACAACAATAATATCCCCAGGCTTAAGATTTCCCTCTTCGTTGTATTTCTTTAGTGTTTGTTTAACCATAAACGAAAGCATGCCAATAAATCCTGTAACACCATTTCCTTGAGTCAACAATTGACCTTTGGAATCGGTCAGCCCACTCGCATAATCCAACACCTCATAAATAATTGGGCTCATCGATGTCTTTGCCAAAGCAATAAACATTTCATCACCAGTAGCAAGCAATGAATCTTTAACAATTTCAAGTGTGAATGGGTCCACTTTTGTTTGCATCATTTATTTCGCCCCCGTTTCAATTATTAGATTTCCATAATCATCCACTGTCAGTGATTGACCTTTATAAATAACGGTCACAGCTGCTTTTTCCTCAACAACCGCCGGGCCTTTAATCATTTGGTTAACCGGCAATAATTCACGCTGGTACACCTCAGTTTTGATCCAGCCTTCAGAGTCCTCAAAATAAACGTCCCGTGTTTCTATTTTTGCCTCTTCTAAAGTTGTATTCTTTTCTGTTTTTTGTATAGCTGGCTTGTTCACCTTCCCAAAAGCGGTAACGT is a window of Virgibacillus ihumii DNA encoding:
- a CDS encoding hydantoinase B/oxoprolinase family protein, giving the protein MMQTKVDPFTLEIVKDSLLATGDEMFIALAKTSMSPIIYEVLDYASGLTDSKGQLLTQGNGVTGFIGMLSFMVKQTLKKYNEEGNLKPGDIIVVNDPYGGGGSHLSDVGLVMPIFYEDELIAFSANKAHWTEVGGKDPGSFTNDSKDIFQEGLQFPSIKLFDSGQLNEGLVEIIRANVRFPELSLGDMWAQVAALKTGERRVKEICEKYGKDNVLAAIDYQLDHGEAISRQELKKLPKGTFTAEGFVETDGIGNGPFPIKVEVTITNDEFVCDFRGSSTQVPGPVNCSFTGLASAVRTIFLAITNPDQNVNDGVFRPLKIIVDDGSIMSAERPAPTSNYFETMLGCTDLIWKSLAPYIPERLAAAHLLSVCSVTLSGSHQDTDEPFLIVEPSVGGWGGADGQDGASGQFCILDGETYNVPVEVAETRYGVLLDEYSLRIDGSGAGEYIGGKGVVRSYRALSDNQSATITFGRNQYKLWGTAGGNEGSVNEFYIHKANGDTDGPYGVYPRYSLQKNDVLKLMTATGGGYGDPLKRPAEQVCKDVKNEYYSVEEAKSLFGVEINPETFEYLELDVRK